One genomic segment of Mauremys mutica isolate MM-2020 ecotype Southern chromosome 10, ASM2049712v1, whole genome shotgun sequence includes these proteins:
- the LOC123378225 gene encoding cytochrome P450 27C1 isoform X2 produces the protein MVAQVLRAEGRTPQRANMESWQEYRDLRGRATGLISAEGEQWLKMRSVLRQKVLKPKDVAVFSEGVNEVITDLIKRIHTLRSEEEDGETVTNVNNLFFKYSMEGVATILYESRLGCLENNIPEKTVEYIEALELMFSMFKTTMYAGAIPKWLRPFIPKPWREFCRSWDGLFKFSQIHVDNKIKDIQSQLDQGEEVKGGLLTYLLLSKELTVEEIYANMTEMLLAGVDTTSFTLSWATYLLAKHPEVQQSVYEEIVNNLGKDQVPTSDDVPKLPMIRGLLKETLRLFPVLPGNGRVTQEDLVVGGYLIPKGTQLALCHYATSYEEENFPMANDFRPERWLRKDNMDRVDNFGSIPFGYGIRSCIGKRIAELEIHLALIQLLQNFEIKISPKTKPVRAKTHGLLTPGDSINVKFADRK, from the exons GGAAGGGGAACAATGGCTAAAAATGAGGAGTGTACTAAGACAGAAGGTCCTGAAACCCAAGGATGTGGCTGTTTTCTCTGAAGGAGTCAATGAAGTCATCACAGATTTAATTAAGAGAATCCACACACTCAGGAGTGAAGAGGAAGATGGGGAAACAGTGACCAATGTTAACAACCTTTTCTTCAAGTATTCCATGGAAG GTGTGGCAACTATTCTGTATGAATCCCGATTGGGCTGCCTGGAAAACAACATCCCAGAGAAGACTGTGGAATACATTGAGGCTCTGGAGTTGATGTTTAGCATGTTTAAGACAACTATGTATGCAGGGGCAATTCCCAAATGGCTTCGTCCATTTATTCCAAAACCCTGGAGAGAGTTCTGCAGATCCTGGGATGGACTCTTCAAATTTA GTCAAATCCACGTTGACAACAAGATAAAGGATATTCAGTCCCAGTTGGACCAAGGAGAAGAAGTAAAAGGTGGGCTACTCACTTATCTCCTACTGAGTAAAGAGCTTACGGTGGAAGAGATCTATGCCAATATGACTGAAATGCTTCTGGCAGGAGTGGACACA ACTTCTTTCACTTTGTCCTGGGCAACATACTTGTTGGCAAAGCATCCTGAAGTTCAGCAATCTGTGTATGAAGAGATAGTCAATAATCTGGGAAAAGATCAAGTTCCCACTTCAGATGATGTCCCCAAATTGCCAATGATTAGAGGCCTGCTCAAAGAAACCCTGAG GTTATTCCCAGTATTGCCAGGAAATGGTAGAGTGACACAAGAAGACTTGGTTGTTGGAGGATACTTGATACCTAAAGGG ACCCAGTTAGCACTCTGTCATTATGCTACATCGTATGAGGAAGAGAATTTCCCAATGGCAAATGATTTCCGACCTGAGCGCTGGCTGAGGAAAGACAACATGGACAGAGTGGACAACTTTGGTTCCATCCCATTTGGTTATGGCATTCGCAGTTGTATAGGAAAAAGAATTGCAGAACTGGAAATTCACCTTGCACTGATTCAG CTGCTTCAAAATTTTGAGATCAAAATTTCTCCCAAAACTAAACCAGTCAGGGCCAAAACCCATGGACTTTTGACTCCTGGAGACTCCATCAATGTGAAATTTGCTGACAGGAAGTGA